In Dryobates pubescens isolate bDryPub1 chromosome 15, bDryPub1.pri, whole genome shotgun sequence, the following proteins share a genomic window:
- the GGA1 gene encoding ADP-ribosylation factor-binding protein GGA1: protein MEPETLEARINKATNPLNKDLDWDGINAFCEQLNKELEGPPLATRLLAHKIQSPQEWEAIQALTVLESCMKSCGKRFHDEVGKFRFLNELIKVVSPKYLGSRTPEKVKSKILELMYSWTLGLPHEVKISEAYQMLKKQGIVKCDPKLPDDAPLPPPPPRPKNIIFDDEEKSKILSRLLKSSHPEDLRAANKLIKEMVQEDQKRMEKISKRVNAIEEVNNNVRLLTEMVTSYSKGETTESNEDLMKELYQRCERMRPMLFRLASDTEDNDEALAEILQANDNLTQVINLYKQLVRGEEINGETVAGPLRESTSALLDLSGLDLPAAGPSYPALPTLSGGSAVPMPDQAGSVSLLDDELMSLGLNDPAPHPAQAGDNSVWNSFQSSDSNDLSIAPITATPPVKTDVGTSSPKPSPSTSGLDDLDLLGKTLLQQSLPPESQQMRWEKQQPPPRLTLRDLQNRSSSGTTVNNPTTLPVLQSISPNPTLNSEPPAPATLPKAVTTAAGSPAVPPQPPATTLPQEISLANVTVPLESIKPSSILPVTVYDEHGFRVLFHFAKDALPERPDVLVVVISMLSTAPQPIRNIVFQSAVPKVMKVKLQPPSGTELPAFNPIVHPSAITQVLLLANPQKEKVRLRYKLTFTMGEQTYNEMGDVDQFPPPESWGNL from the exons ATGGAGCCCGAGACGCTGGAGGCGCGCATCA ACAAAGCGACAAACCCCCTGAACAAGGACCTGGACTGGGATGGCATCAATGCTTTCTGTGAGCAGCTCAATAAGGAATTAGAGGG ccctccacTTGCTACCCGACTACTTGCCCACAAGATCCAGTCTCCACAGGAATGGGAAGCTATCCAGGCCCTCACG gtgctggagtcctgcaTGAAGAGCTGTGGCAAACGCTTCCATGATGAAGTGGGCAAGTTTCGCTTCCTTAATGAGCTCATCAAAGTGGTGTCACCCAAG TATCTTGGCAGCCGGACACCAGAAAAAGTGAAGTCAAAGATCCTGGAGCTGATGTACAGCTGGACATTAGGGCTGCCTCACGAGGTGAAGATCTCAGAAGCCTACCAGATGCTGAAGAAACAAG GGATTGTGAAGTGTGACCCAAAACTACCTGATGATGCTCCTTTACCCCCGCCTCCCCCTCGGCCCAAGAACATCATCTTTGATGACGAAGAGAAATCCAAG ATACTGTCTCGTCTCCTGAAAAGTTCCCACCCTGAGGACCTCCGGGCTGCCAACAAGCTCATCAAGGAGATGGTTCAGGAG GACCAGAAGCGCATGGAGAAGATCTCCAAGAGGGTTAATGCCATTGAGGAGGTGAACAACAACGTGAGGCTGCTGACAGAGATGGTGACAAGCTACAGCAAGGGGGAGACAACAGAAAGCAATGAGGACCTAATGAAG gagctCTATCAGCGCTGCGAGCGCATGAGGCCCATGCTCTTCCGGCTCGCCAGTGACACAGAAGACAATGATGAAGCTCTGG CGGAGATCCTGCAAGCCAATGACAATCTGACCCAGGTGATCAATCTCTACAAGCAGCTTGTccggggagaagagatcaatggGGAGACGGTGGCTGGTCCCCTTCGAG AAAGCACCTCAGCACTTCTGGATCTCTCAGGCCTGGATCTTCCAGCAGCAGGCCCTTCTTACCCAGCCTTGCCCACCCTTTCAGGGGGCTCAGCAGTCCCCATGCCTGACCAAGCTGGTTCTGTCTCCTTGCTGGATGATGAACTGATGTCTTTAG GCCTGAAtgacccagcaccacatcctgcCCAAGCTGGTGACAACAGTGTCTGGAACAGCTTCCAG TCCTCAGACAGCAACGATCTCAGTATCGCCCCCATCACAGCAACACCACCAGTCAAAACAGATGTTGGCACATCCTCCCCAAAACCTTCTCCTTCCACCAGTGGCTTGGATGACCTGGACCTCCTTGGCAAAACTCTGCTGCAACAGTCTTTGCCTCCAGAGTCTCAGCAAATGCGGTG ggagaagcagcagccacccccACGGCTTACCCTGAGGGATCTCCAgaacaggagcagctctggcaccaCAGTCAACAATCCCACTACTCTGCCTGTGCTACAGAGCATTTCCCCCAACCCAACGCTGAACTCGGAGCCGCCTGCCCCTGCTACACTTCCCaaagctgtcaccacagcagcaggaagtcCTGCAGTcccaccacagcctcctgccaccaCGCTGCCCCAGGAAATCTCGCTGGCCAATGTCACTGTGCCTCTGGAGTCAATCAAACCCA GCAGCATCCTTCCTGTGACAGTGTACGATGAGCATGGCTTCCGTGTCCTCTTCCACTTCGCTAAGGACGCGCTGCCCGAGCGGCCGGacgtgctggtggtggtgatcTCCATGCTCAGCACGGCCCCGCAGCCCATCCGCAACATCGTCTTTCAGTCTGCCGTCCCCAAg GTGATGAAGGTGAAGCTACAGCCTCCTTCAGGCACGGAGCTGCCGGCGTTCAACCCCATTGTCCACCCTAGTGCCATCACGCAGGTCCTTCTGCTCGCTAACCCGCAGAAG GAGAAAGTGAGGCTACGGTACAAGCTGACCTTCACCATGGGAGAGCAAACCTATAATGAAATGGGGGATGTGGACCAGTTCCCCCCACCAGAGTCCTGGGGAAATCTCTAG
- the SH3BP1 gene encoding SH3 domain-binding protein 1 has product MMKRQFHRMRQQLSHPNSAARAQEATELLPEDLLQIEQRIEPAKRAAHSVSKRLQACLQGQCGSEIDKRVKKLPLMALSTTMAESFKELDTESSLGKALEMGCCIQSSLAKILAEFEITLEHDVLQPLNKLSEEELPIILKHKKTLQKLISDWNTIKNRLNQAAKSSSNSTGTGAGPGASSAANKLEILKEEEEEVKRKVEQCKDEYMADLYHFSTKEDSYASYFIKLLEIQAQYHRQSLTYLDSALAELKESHSQTEPSFSADTSVAGYYGVPLETHLKSLGREIALPIEACVMMLLASGMREEGLFRLAAGASVLRKLKSSLASGSNALEEFYSDPHAVAGALKSYLRELPQPLMTFELYNEWVKVASLKDVENRVQSLRDTCSHLPRESYNNLRYLIKFLAKLAEHQEVNKMSPSNIAIVLGPNLLWSQQSTGDAVQLDLASVSSIQVVSVVEALIQNADTLFPGEVDFNVSGMFMPPANSGLGEATLVEELSPEPPPAGTPTLLDGEVTLKDPETKSQPAPPAVARPSPETTGPPALQKTEDSTHKGKRPAPARPMMPPPVAQPRSTAPAPAAPEQTGSPKARPRRTAGLPSRAPSVPPPLPPQPAPRLSREAPASPRPPTSQADGVAAVDCAPGATDEGQPLPAGERSPPATPPPAAQPTEN; this is encoded by the exons ATGATGAAGAGGCAGTTCCATCGGATGCGGCAGCAGCTGTCCCATCCCAACAGCGCCGCCCG AGCCCAAGAAGCAACTGAGCTCCTGCCAGAAGATTTGCTGCAG aTCGAGCAGAGGATTGAGCCAGCCAAGAGAGCAGCTCACAGCGTGTCCaagaggctccaagcctgcctgcaggggcagtgTGGCTCCGAGATAGACAAGCGAGTG AAGAAGCTGCCCTTGATGGCTCTGTCCACGACGATGGCTGAGAGCTTCaaggaactggacacagagtcTAGCCTCGG gaaagccctggagatggGCTGCTGCATACAGAGCTCACTGGCCAAAATCCTGGCTGAGTTTGAGATCACCCTGGAGCACGATGTCCTGCAGCCACTCAACAAACTCAGTGAG GAGGAACTTCCCATCATCCTAAAGCACAAGAAGACACTCCAGAAGTTGATTTCTGACTGGAACACAATCAAGAACAG GCTGAACCAAGCTGCCAAGAGCTCCAGTAACAGCACTGGCACTGGTGCTGGCCCTGGGGCATCTTCTGCTGCCAACAAACTGGAGATcttgaaggaagaggaagaggaggtgaaGAGGAAGGTGGAGCAGTGCAAG GATGAGTACATGGCTGACCTCTACCACTTCTCCACCAAAGAGGACAGCTATGCCAGCTACTTCATCAAA ctgctggaaatCCAAGCCCAGTACCACCGGCAGTCCCTGACATAcctggactctgctctggcagaactGAAGGAAAGCCACAGCCAGACAG AGCCCTCCTTCAGTGCAGACACCTCGGTGGCAGGGTACTATGGGGTACCTCTCGAGACGCACCTCAAGAGCTTGGGCCGGGAGATCGCACTGCCCATTGAAGCCTGTGTCAtgatgctgctggcctctggCATGAGGGAGGAG GGACTCTTCCGGCTGGCAGCAGGCGCCtcagtgctgaggaagctgaagagCAGCTTAGCCAGTGGCTCCAACGCTCTGGAGGAGTTTTACTCAGACCCCCACGCTGTGGCTG GTGCACTGAAATCCTACCTGCGGGAGCTGCCACAGCCTTTGATGACCTTCGAGCTCTATAACGAATGGGTCAAAGTGGCCAG TTTAAAGGATGTTGAGAACCGTGTACAAAGCCTGCGAGACACCTGCAGCCACCTGCCCCGGGAGAGCTACAACAACCTCAG GTATCTGATCAAGTTCTTAGCCAAGCTGGCTGAACACCAGGAGGTGAACAAAATGAGCCCCAGCAACATTGCCATCGTGCTGGGCCCCAACCTACTGTggtcacagcagagcacagg AGATGCTGTGCAACTGGACTTGgcctcagtctcctccatcCAGGTGGTCAGTGTGGTGGAAGCCCTCATCCAGAACGCAGACActctcttccctggag AGGTTGACTTCAATGTCTCAGGCATGTTCATGCCACCTGCAAACAGTGgacttggtgaggccacacttgtGGAAGAACTGTCCCCTGAGCCCCCACCGGCTGGCACCCCCACTCTTCTGGATGGAGAGGT CACCTTGAAGGACCCTGAGACCAAgtcccagccagcacctccagcagttGCCAGACCATCTCCTGAAACCACAGGaccaccagctctgcagaaaactgAGGACAGCACCCACAAAG GCAAGCGGCCAGCTCCAGCCCGACCCATGATGCCACCACCCGTGGCCCAGCCccggagcacagctcctgccccggCAGCCCCTGAGCAGACAGGCAGCCCCAAAGCCCGGCCACGGCGGACAGCCGGCTTGCCCAGCCGGGCCCCCTCTGTCCCACCGccgctccctccccagcctgcacctCGCCTCAGCCGAGAGGCCCCGGCGTCCCCTAggcctcccaccagccaggcCGATGGGGTGGCTGCTGTGGACTGTGCCCCGGGAGCCACGGATGAGGGGCAGCCgctgcctgcaggagaaagGAGCCCCCCCGctacaccaccaccagcagcacagcccacggagaactga